CGAGCAGGACGGCGGCGCCGGCATCAGCCAGAGCGCGGGCATTGAAATACTGGTGATTATCGGCGGCCGCCGGATAGGGAATTAAAATGGCCGGGAGGCGCATGGCGGCAAATTCGGCGAGGGACGAAGCGCCCGCGCGGCTGACGGCCAGCGTGGCGGCGCCCAAGGCCAGCTCCATTTCCGAGAAAAAGGCGCGCACAAGGGCCGGCAGGCCGCGGGCGGCATAGGCCTGGCGCACGCGTTCTTCATCGCGGTCACCGGTGAAGTGAATGAACTGCCAGCCGGAGAGTGTTTTTTGCAAGGCGTCCAGGTCGCGCAAGACCAGTTCATTGATGGGGCCGGCGCCCTGGCTGCCGCCCATGATGAGGAGCGTGGGCAGGTGCGGGCGCAAGCCGAGGGCGCGGCGGGCGGCGCCGGGGTCCATGGGCTGAAATTGGGGCCGGACGGGCGTGCCGGTGTGCACGACGCGCGGATGCTTGAGGCGGGCGGCGGTGGAAGGGAAACCGACGAAAGGCTGGTGGACGAAACGGGCCAGCCAGCGGTTGGCGCGGCCGGGGATGGTGTTGGATTCGTGCAAGAAAGTCACCGCGCCGAAGCGGCGGCCGGCGTGGATGGGGGGCGCGCTGGTGAAGCCGCCCATGGCCAGCACGGCGTGGGGCGGGCGAGCCTTGAACCATGCCACACTGCGCTGGTAGGACTGCCAGAAGCCGCGGAGGAAGGCGAGATAACGATGGCCGCTCAGGCCGACGGCGGGCAGCACCTTGATTTCCATGCCGCGGACCCCCTGCACGGCTTTCTGGTCCACTTCCTTGGGAGAAATCAGGAGCCAGACGTCGCAACGGCGGGCCTGCAATTCTTCGGCCACGGCCAGGCCGGGAAAGAGGTGGCCGCCGGTGCCGCCGCAGGCGATGGCCACCAAAGGGGAGGGAGTGTGTTTGTCAGTCATCATGAGTGGCCCTCCTCCAGGCCAGCCGGTTCGCCGGCAAAGGGATTGGCGGGAACGCGCTCGAGCTCGATGCCCTGGCGGGCCACGCTCAGCAGGATGCCGACGGCGGCCATCATGAGCAGCAAGTTGGAGCCGCCGTAGCTCATAAAGGGAAGCGGCAGGCCTTTGTTGGGCAGGAGGCTGGTGACCACCGCGATGTTGACGAAGGCCTGCAGGCCAATGAGGCAGGTAATGCCAAAGGCGAGGTACATGCCGAAGGGGTCCGCGGCGCGCTCGGCAATGGCGATGCCGCAAATCAACAAAACCATGAAGGCCACGACGACAGCCAGACTGCCCATCAGGCCCAGCTCCTCGCCGACGGTGCTGAGGACGAAATCGGTATGCACTTCGGGGACGAATGTTTTTTGGCGGCCGTTGCCGAGGCCGCGGCCCTCGAGGCCGCCGGAGCCAAAGGCGAGCATGGCCTGTTTGGCCTGGTAGCCGATGGTTTCGGCATATTTTTCCGGATAAAGGAAGGAGAGGACGCGGGTGCGGCGGACGTCGTTGCTCCAAATGGCGGCGGCGAATCCCGCGAGGACAAGGAGGGCGATGGGGAGCACATGGCGCCAGCGGACGCCGGCCACCAACAACATGATGCCGCCGACACTCAGAAACAGCAAGGTGGTGCCGTAGTCGCGGCCGGCGAGAATTAACAACGCCATGACGCCCAGGAAAGCGCCGGGAATCAGGAGGCCTTCTTTGAAGCGGGACATGCGGCGCTGGCGATATTCGGCGTAAGCCGCCAGGGCGATGATGGCGGCCAGCTTGGCGAGCTCACTGGGTTGAAAGTTGACCGGTCCCAGTTGAATCCAGCGGCGCGCGCCTTTGATGGTTTTGCCGAGACCCGGGATGAAGACCAGGAGCAGGGCGACGGCCGCGAGGATGACCAGCGGCACGGCCCAGCGGCGCCAGCGGCGGTAATCCATGGCGGCGCAAACGATGGCGGCCACAAGGCCGAGGCCACACCAGAGCAATTGTTGCTGGACCAGTTGCGCGCCCTTCAGGGTCATGCTGGCGCTGTAGAGGCTCACCATGCCCAAGGCCAGCAACACCCCCACGCACACAATCAACAGGTGTGCCACCAGGGGCAGGGTATTTTTCGGGCGATGCATTCCGTCTCAGCCAGCCTCAGTTTCGTGGAAAAACCGGACGCCCGGCTGAGGCCACCGGGCGCCCGGTTGACTGAACCCAACTTACAAAGAGGCCGTCGTGTTGGCCGGCAGCGGGGTGACGTAGCCGGTGCTCGTCGGCGGCACGACGGGTGTTGCGGGCGAGGCGGGCGCCGCCTCCTGCCGCGCGGGAATGACCAGTTTCTGGCCGGGCCGGATCATGGTGGTCTTGAGATTGTTGGCCGCTTTAATCTTCTCGACGGAAGATTTTTGCGAGCGGGCAATCTTGATCAAGGTGTCGCCGGGTTTGACCTCATAGGTCACGGCGCCGGCCGGCGCGGGCAGCGCGGCCGCGGAGCCGGAGGCGGCCGGGGCCCGGGTTTCCGGCGTGGCGGCCACGGTGGCGGCGGCCTCGGGGATTTTAATTTTCTGCCCCACGCGCAAGCGGCGCGAATCCACGCCGGGGTTGGCCTTGGCAATGGCCGTGGGACTGACGTTGTATTTCTTGCCAATGGTGGTGAAGTTTTCACCCGGCTGCACTTCGTGCTCGCGCGCGCCCGCAGTGGCAGCGGTGGCGGCCGGCGCAGTCGGAGGCGGGGTCACCACGGCCGGGCCGGGGACGGGCGGCAAGGTGGCACCGGGCGGGTTGGCCAGGGGTGGCGGCGGGTTGCCCGAGGCCACGGGGTTGGAGGCCAGGTCGGGGGGTGGGGCGAA
This is a stretch of genomic DNA from Fontisphaera persica. It encodes these proteins:
- the murG gene encoding undecaprenyldiphospho-muramoylpentapeptide beta-N-acetylglucosaminyltransferase; the encoded protein is MMTDKHTPSPLVAIACGGTGGHLFPGLAVAEELQARRCDVWLLISPKEVDQKAVQGVRGMEIKVLPAVGLSGHRYLAFLRGFWQSYQRSVAWFKARPPHAVLAMGGFTSAPPIHAGRRFGAVTFLHESNTIPGRANRWLARFVHQPFVGFPSTAARLKHPRVVHTGTPVRPQFQPMDPGAARRALGLRPHLPTLLIMGGSQGAGPINELVLRDLDALQKTLSGWQFIHFTGDRDEERVRQAYAARGLPALVRAFFSEMELALGAATLAVSRAGASSLAEFAAMRLPAILIPYPAAADNHQYFNARALADAGAAVLLEQAAATPERLVGELARLAGDAAARQRMAEAVARWHHPEAAARMAEHIVGLLHLWKGAPHAAHDHRPQPKTSNVLA
- the ftsW gene encoding putative lipid II flippase FtsW; translation: MHRPKNTLPLVAHLLIVCVGVLLALGMVSLYSASMTLKGAQLVQQQLLWCGLGLVAAIVCAAMDYRRWRRWAVPLVILAAVALLLVFIPGLGKTIKGARRWIQLGPVNFQPSELAKLAAIIALAAYAEYRQRRMSRFKEGLLIPGAFLGVMALLILAGRDYGTTLLFLSVGGIMLLVAGVRWRHVLPIALLVLAGFAAAIWSNDVRRTRVLSFLYPEKYAETIGYQAKQAMLAFGSGGLEGRGLGNGRQKTFVPEVHTDFVLSTVGEELGLMGSLAVVVAFMVLLICGIAIAERAADPFGMYLAFGITCLIGLQAFVNIAVVTSLLPNKGLPLPFMSYGGSNLLLMMAAVGILLSVARQGIELERVPANPFAGEPAGLEEGHS
- a CDS encoding LysM peptidoglycan-binding domain-containing protein, producing MSSQNPLMPQGALEEQRPRNKSNVYIAVFAILAFHVVLLGALLLQGCKDNRSGATVANNNEAGLVLPSNPPPADLGMANPFAPPPDLASNPVASGNPPPPLANPPGATLPPVPGPAVVTPPPTAPAATAATAGAREHEVQPGENFTTIGKKYNVSPTAIAKANPGVDSRRLRVGQKIKIPEAAATVAATPETRAPAASGSAAALPAPAGAVTYEVKPGDTLIKIARSQKSSVEKIKAANNLKTTMIRPGQKLVIPARQEAAPASPATPVVPPTSTGYVTPLPANTTASL